A window of Candidatus Rhabdochlamydia sp. T3358 contains these coding sequences:
- a CDS encoding type II secretion system F family protein — translation MPLFRYRAITTNGKEIKGAIDADCLETAKEKLRKQQFLITSLTHLQNKQKELVLAPTLLLIFTKELSQLLKAGLPLYESLLTIEEKYVRHKAHSLFLDLCHRLKEGYPLSESLKKYPHTFDTIYISMVHIAEQSGNLVSTFEQLVQIIAHQQVMRKQLKSALTYPSVLFCFSFLIVLGLLLFVIPSMKELFQDRSLHPVTAFVLGLSNQLNQHIWSFFSFILILCTATLLALKKYFKELIYPILIKLPYVSTLLFHNTLLRLSRTMAMLLSAGVPLIESITLVKKTIKHPLLEKVLIDAQQKLAQGKKLSWIYNEHPIIPALMTRMLSIAEETGKMEEAFFHLSKIYEEELEKHLAQISAFLQPIMLIALGAIIGLVVLSILIPLTDVGSFN, via the coding sequence ATGCCTTTATTTCGCTATCGTGCAATTACTACTAATGGCAAAGAGATTAAAGGTGCTATTGATGCGGATTGTTTGGAAACAGCTAAGGAAAAACTGCGTAAGCAACAATTTCTGATTACTTCTTTAACGCATCTACAGAATAAACAAAAAGAACTGGTTTTAGCTCCAACTCTTCTACTCATCTTTACCAAAGAGCTCTCTCAGTTACTTAAAGCAGGACTTCCCTTGTATGAGAGCTTATTAACCATTGAAGAAAAATACGTACGTCACAAGGCACATTCTTTATTTTTAGATCTTTGCCATCGTTTGAAAGAAGGCTATCCTCTTTCAGAGTCCTTAAAAAAGTATCCTCATACTTTTGATACTATCTATATTTCCATGGTGCATATTGCAGAGCAAAGTGGAAACTTGGTTTCTACTTTTGAGCAACTTGTCCAAATTATTGCACATCAACAGGTGATGAGAAAGCAATTAAAATCTGCGCTTACTTATCCAAGTGTTCTTTTTTGTTTTTCTTTTCTGATTGTTTTAGGACTGCTGTTATTTGTCATTCCTTCTATGAAAGAGCTATTTCAAGATCGATCTTTGCATCCTGTTACTGCCTTTGTGCTTGGTTTGAGCAATCAACTCAATCAGCATATTTGGTCCTTTTTTTCATTCATACTGATCCTTTGTACAGCAACTTTACTAGCTTTAAAAAAGTATTTCAAAGAACTTATCTATCCTATTTTGATTAAGTTGCCCTATGTAAGTACTCTTCTTTTTCATAATACTCTTTTGCGTCTATCGCGTACTATGGCTATGTTGCTCAGCGCTGGGGTGCCATTGATTGAATCGATTACTTTAGTCAAGAAAACAATCAAACATCCTTTACTAGAAAAAGTATTAATCGACGCACAGCAAAAGCTTGCGCAAGGAAAAAAGCTCTCATGGATCTATAATGAACATCCCATTATACCTGCTTTAATGACAAGAATGCTCTCCATTGCAGAAGAAACGGGAAAAATGGAGGAGGCTTTTTTTCACCTTTCTAAAATTTATGAGGAAGAATTGGAAAAACACCTTGCACAGATCTCAGCTTTTTTGCAACCTATTATGTTGATTGCTTTAGGAGCTATCATTGGTCTTGTGGTTTTATCTATTCTTATTCCACTAACCGATGTGGGCTCTTTTAATTAA
- a CDS encoding type II secretion system protein encodes MKKKQALTLLEIMIVIVLIGLISSVLGFSMKGSLDKGKVFKTERAIQLIEDTLMLEVAKGASIEDVVAKAETYLKNSGMVKNAENILKDGWGESFKIEEKGDQISVTSKRLTELQAPNDDFSKKSEG; translated from the coding sequence ATGAAAAAAAAACAAGCGCTCACTTTATTAGAGATTATGATTGTCATTGTCTTAATCGGACTCATTAGCAGCGTTCTTGGATTTAGCATGAAAGGAAGTCTTGATAAAGGAAAGGTATTTAAAACTGAGCGAGCTATACAACTTATTGAAGACACCCTCATGTTAGAAGTGGCTAAAGGAGCTTCTATTGAAGATGTAGTTGCTAAGGCAGAAACCTACTTAAAAAACTCAGGTATGGTAAAAAATGCAGAAAATATCTTAAAAGATGGCTGGGGAGAATCCTTTAAGATTGAAGAAAAAGGCGACCAAATTAGCGTGACTTCAAAGCGTTTAACAGAGCTGCAGGCGCCTAATGATGATTTCAGTAAAAAATCCGAAGGATAG
- a CDS encoding YbhB/YbcL family Raf kinase inhibitor-like protein, which translates to MQLLSSAFNHMESIPLEYSCDGNDINPELIIKEVPLQAKSLVLIMDDPDVPASVRKDCMWDHWVVFNIPPTTTHIPKDSMPQGIIGKNTGGTLCYQGPCPPDREHRYFFKLYALDCELDLSEGANKKQVEKAMQGHVIAQTELIGKYKRI; encoded by the coding sequence ATGCAATTACTCTCTTCTGCCTTTAATCACATGGAATCGATTCCTCTAGAATATAGCTGTGATGGCAATGATATAAATCCAGAGCTGATCATAAAAGAGGTTCCTCTCCAAGCAAAAAGTCTTGTATTAATCATGGATGATCCAGATGTTCCTGCATCTGTTCGCAAAGACTGTATGTGGGACCACTGGGTTGTCTTTAACATCCCCCCAACTACCACCCATATCCCTAAAGATAGTATGCCTCAAGGAATTATCGGGAAAAATACAGGTGGAACACTTTGCTATCAAGGACCATGCCCTCCCGATAGAGAGCATCGCTATTTTTTTAAACTCTATGCTCTTGATTGTGAGTTAGATCTATCTGAGGGAGCTAATAAAAAACAAGTAGAGAAGGCTATGCAAGGACATGTTATTGCACAAACAGAATTAATTGGTAAATATAAGCGCATATAA
- a CDS encoding toxin-antitoxin system YwqK family antitoxin: MLRIVFLTFCLLFARMSFGNEVAPKMRQPHWSSKVVDTYPNSSPKKVVFYDREPSQVVKQILLYPNGQVKTETDLSVIEDGEELKAVPHGVCLFFTAEGKLEKQMIYDRGVLHGTMKLFYPDGTLQGTCGFKQGQRDGLMVSYHPNAEKAEEVVYENGKIIGEVTRYHEKGKRAAVIPYEEGVPHGCAMEWHPTGRKKTVLQYKNGTLHSNGRDPAVISYTPDEVIQEVQDFCEGKLVGLHVKYHANGQESYKVAYKEGLKEGKESFFSAEGKLLGEGDYMSGKPVGKHWRKAENGVQILSAHFDEKGNTIEPIMECNDKGQLIAQYSLLDDKNHQEYLQWHDNGNLKVEYNYNIGKLNGEQKEYYPSGQIKLKALYVENEKEGLYEEWYENGNLAQRATFKNKGLDGLYEQWYENGQLKTQEHHVLSKLDQEQKHWHENGVLQLSIRFDLGKKQGLYQEWNDKKELIVSANYDQDKLVGVVKAWWNKELLREITHYDDQGKLNGVHEEYYPNGQQKALVSYSNDLLEGTMKTWYEDGSPCAIKAFKQGLPVGEHKEYYSTQQLQEKGVVNADTKLLQIAQHLFFDDKGEMHGEQRVYHQNGALCSCVHYEHGQMHGSKAIWSADGILVEEANYNQGKLDGRFFEKLPDGREVVYHYKDNQRNGIHEVYYPPNEYFARTKAFESFFVNDQLEKEVIEYNEAGAKVGITPYVNGKKEGIAKILSPEGQLLVVVNFHQDNKEGVCLQYYPNEKPFVETPYQQDKREGLEKTYYLNGELAKLVAYKNDLMNGLYQEWNEAGVLVFEAEYQEGKRHGRFNKFYDDGSPYISQTFIEDELHGVKKKYEKDGRVIESFYERGKEV; the protein is encoded by the coding sequence ATGCTAAGAATTGTCTTTTTAACCTTTTGTCTTTTGTTTGCAAGAATGTCTTTTGGTAATGAAGTTGCGCCTAAAATGCGTCAACCTCATTGGTCTTCTAAGGTTGTAGACACCTATCCTAATTCAAGTCCTAAAAAAGTGGTGTTCTACGATCGGGAACCGAGTCAAGTTGTTAAGCAGATTTTGCTCTATCCCAATGGACAAGTTAAAACAGAAACAGATCTGTCTGTAATAGAAGATGGGGAGGAGTTAAAAGCTGTACCTCATGGTGTGTGTTTGTTTTTTACAGCGGAAGGGAAATTAGAGAAACAAATGATCTATGATCGTGGTGTATTGCATGGAACCATGAAGCTTTTTTATCCAGATGGAACATTGCAAGGGACTTGTGGGTTTAAGCAGGGACAAAGAGATGGATTAATGGTTTCTTATCATCCAAATGCAGAAAAGGCAGAAGAGGTGGTTTATGAGAATGGCAAGATTATCGGTGAGGTGACTAGATATCACGAGAAAGGAAAACGCGCTGCTGTCATTCCTTATGAAGAAGGTGTTCCTCATGGGTGTGCAATGGAATGGCATCCAACTGGTAGGAAAAAAACCGTTCTTCAATATAAAAATGGAACTCTTCATTCCAATGGTAGAGATCCTGCGGTTATTTCCTATACACCAGATGAGGTGATTCAAGAGGTTCAAGATTTTTGTGAGGGAAAGCTTGTAGGACTACATGTCAAATATCATGCTAATGGACAAGAGAGCTATAAGGTAGCCTATAAAGAAGGTTTAAAAGAGGGTAAAGAGAGTTTTTTTAGTGCGGAGGGTAAATTACTAGGAGAGGGTGATTACATGAGCGGTAAGCCAGTTGGGAAACACTGGCGCAAAGCAGAGAATGGTGTACAGATTTTATCTGCGCATTTCGATGAGAAAGGCAATACGATAGAACCTATCATGGAATGTAATGACAAAGGACAACTCATTGCTCAGTACTCTCTACTAGACGATAAAAATCATCAGGAATATCTGCAGTGGCATGATAATGGAAATCTTAAAGTAGAATATAACTACAATATAGGAAAGCTCAATGGGGAACAAAAAGAGTACTATCCATCGGGGCAAATCAAATTAAAAGCCTTGTATGTAGAGAATGAAAAAGAAGGGCTTTATGAAGAATGGTATGAGAATGGAAATCTCGCGCAAAGAGCTACTTTCAAAAATAAAGGTTTAGATGGTCTTTATGAGCAATGGTATGAAAATGGACAACTTAAAACTCAGGAACACCATGTACTGAGTAAATTGGACCAAGAACAAAAACATTGGCATGAAAATGGAGTTTTACAATTAAGCATTCGATTTGATTTGGGAAAAAAACAGGGTTTATACCAAGAGTGGAATGACAAAAAAGAGCTGATTGTATCCGCTAACTACGATCAAGATAAGTTAGTAGGTGTTGTAAAAGCTTGGTGGAACAAAGAGCTTCTTAGAGAAATCACACATTATGATGATCAAGGAAAACTCAATGGTGTACATGAAGAGTATTATCCAAATGGTCAACAAAAAGCGCTTGTGAGCTACTCTAATGATCTATTAGAAGGAACCATGAAAACTTGGTATGAAGACGGCAGCCCTTGTGCGATTAAAGCTTTTAAACAAGGTCTTCCTGTAGGAGAACACAAAGAGTATTACTCAACGCAGCAGTTACAGGAAAAAGGTGTGGTTAATGCAGACACAAAACTTTTACAAATTGCCCAGCATTTATTTTTTGATGACAAAGGGGAAATGCATGGTGAACAAAGAGTATATCATCAAAATGGGGCTCTTTGCTCGTGCGTACATTATGAACATGGCCAAATGCACGGAAGTAAAGCCATTTGGTCCGCTGATGGAATTTTAGTAGAAGAGGCTAACTACAATCAAGGGAAGCTTGATGGGCGATTTTTTGAAAAATTGCCTGATGGAAGAGAAGTTGTTTACCACTATAAGGATAATCAAAGAAACGGTATTCACGAAGTGTATTATCCGCCAAATGAGTACTTTGCAAGAACCAAAGCTTTTGAGTCTTTTTTCGTAAATGATCAATTAGAAAAAGAGGTCATAGAATATAACGAAGCAGGGGCAAAAGTAGGTATTACTCCTTATGTAAATGGAAAAAAAGAGGGAATAGCCAAAATACTTTCGCCGGAAGGGCAGTTATTGGTAGTGGTAAATTTTCATCAAGATAACAAAGAAGGGGTATGCCTGCAATACTATCCCAATGAAAAGCCCTTTGTAGAAACACCTTATCAACAAGATAAAAGAGAAGGTCTGGAGAAAACCTACTACTTGAACGGAGAGCTTGCCAAACTTGTAGCCTATAAAAATGACCTTATGAATGGTCTTTATCAAGAATGGAATGAAGCAGGTGTTCTTGTGTTTGAAGCGGAATACCAAGAAGGTAAACGGCATGGTAGGTTTAATAAATTCTACGATGACGGCTCTCCTTATATTTCTCAAACCTTTATCGAAGATGAGCTACATGGTGTGAAGAAAAAATACGAAAAGGATGGAAGAGTGATAGAATCTTTTTATGAAAGAGGAAAAGAAGTATAG
- the rsmD gene encoding 16S rRNA (guanine(966)-N(2))-methyltransferase RsmD: protein MSLRILGGDFRGRLLKSPKTKLTRPTLAVLRKAVFDILHSKIEDALFLDLFAGSGAMGIEALSRGASHVTFADNNSVAIRCLKENIQLLHLEKQSSILLCSYKQALNQLIKKELQFDIAYIDPPYELSLKTTILQEILALFDSSCLIKPSGIVFIEETTHSQFELKSFTFVNVRKFSGTLLQQYQKTY, encoded by the coding sequence ATGAGCTTACGTATTCTAGGTGGTGATTTTCGCGGCCGCTTGCTTAAATCTCCTAAAACTAAGCTAACCCGTCCTACCCTAGCGGTGCTACGCAAAGCGGTATTTGATATTCTTCATAGTAAGATTGAAGATGCTCTTTTTTTGGATTTATTTGCAGGATCAGGAGCCATGGGTATAGAAGCTTTGAGTCGAGGCGCCTCCCATGTCACTTTTGCTGATAACAATTCAGTAGCAATACGCTGTCTAAAAGAAAATATTCAACTACTACACTTAGAAAAACAAAGCTCCATTTTGCTGTGTAGTTATAAACAAGCTTTAAACCAATTAATTAAAAAAGAGCTCCAGTTTGATATCGCCTACATCGATCCTCCTTATGAACTCTCTCTTAAGACAACTATTTTACAAGAGATTCTTGCGTTGTTTGATAGCTCTTGTTTAATCAAACCTAGTGGAATTGTCTTTATTGAAGAAACCACTCATTCTCAGTTTGAGCTTAAATCATTTACATTTGTGAATGTGAGGAAGTTCAGCGGTACACTTTTACAGCAGTATCAGAAGACCTACTAA
- a CDS encoding VWA domain-containing protein, with product MTARLKNRFIFLSCLLFSLAMHVACICILYSFSFHKQHNLSALFWLSSSNPHLLQIDEENKENTLQEVFEQIVVVPSNYQTPYDLLSSNRSLKLAPDLELVDSLSLVKRSPLSFPVEESSSLTSVCLPKLESEPLLTSPANPMDSFINKKPEIDPVMQTTLAPQLLPQVSENLNDKQQLSLPKENLSATIYKKDLKFSLVAPAINLSIQNTSPITDPNQMDQIAAQMKNPPALFSKIENLEVMRHFLPEISSVSRLKSYSFPSFAIANDWNHLFETHVSYTPQDKGYVFSVELFPKRDLSHYRLKQHICFILDRSSSVPRHRFAVFKRAVLKALASMQEEDSFNIFIIDKKVTCFNTSKLKISKHNIRRAEEFLEAQAFGSRASSSDIYKSLESLLLDLSQQEIVCNAILLTAGKNTFNSTLQQQTVKKWLENKQGHITLHTAAVGRENDLTFFNLMSTSSGGFLVYSDTHASFPRKLAKLVLDLKDPLLTHLTLSARPSDVTTSVDLSPSSQSVLYQGTPYTITGYIDDPCTFELSIQGKQQRQWIAIKKTISFADAEEADSSLENQWKMTKAHARFLKEGKRDLLSDAEKVLKARFEAAFE from the coding sequence ATGACAGCACGTTTAAAAAATCGTTTCATTTTTCTCTCTTGTCTTCTTTTCTCTCTTGCTATGCATGTAGCTTGTATATGTATCCTTTATTCTTTTTCTTTTCATAAACAGCATAATCTCTCTGCACTTTTTTGGTTATCCTCATCCAATCCTCATCTTTTACAAATAGATGAGGAGAACAAAGAAAATACTTTGCAAGAGGTCTTTGAACAAATTGTAGTGGTACCTTCAAACTATCAAACCCCATATGATTTACTCTCATCTAATCGCTCTCTTAAGCTAGCTCCTGATCTAGAATTAGTGGATTCTTTATCTCTTGTAAAGAGAAGTCCTCTATCTTTTCCCGTAGAGGAATCTTCCTCTCTAACCTCTGTTTGCTTGCCAAAGTTAGAAAGCGAGCCTCTTTTAACTTCTCCTGCTAACCCAATGGATTCTTTTATTAATAAGAAACCAGAAATCGATCCTGTAATGCAAACAACATTAGCTCCTCAGTTACTACCACAAGTATCGGAGAATCTGAATGATAAACAGCAACTATCCTTACCTAAAGAAAATCTGAGCGCAACTATCTACAAAAAAGATTTAAAATTCTCTTTAGTAGCTCCTGCTATAAATCTATCCATTCAAAATACTTCTCCTATCACAGACCCTAATCAAATGGATCAAATAGCTGCTCAAATGAAAAATCCTCCTGCTCTCTTTTCAAAAATAGAAAATTTGGAAGTCATGCGTCATTTTTTACCTGAAATCTCCTCTGTTTCTCGTTTGAAAAGTTACAGCTTTCCTTCTTTTGCTATTGCCAATGATTGGAATCACCTCTTCGAAACACACGTGAGCTACACTCCTCAAGATAAGGGGTATGTGTTTTCAGTTGAGCTTTTTCCTAAACGAGATTTAAGTCACTATCGCTTAAAACAACATATCTGCTTTATTCTAGATCGTTCCAGTTCTGTTCCTAGACATCGCTTTGCTGTTTTTAAAAGAGCAGTTCTAAAAGCATTAGCAAGTATGCAAGAAGAAGATAGCTTTAATATTTTTATCATTGATAAAAAAGTAACCTGTTTTAATACATCTAAGCTCAAAATTTCCAAACACAACATTCGCCGGGCAGAAGAATTTTTAGAAGCGCAAGCATTTGGTAGCAGAGCTTCCTCCTCTGATATTTATAAAAGCTTAGAAAGCCTACTTTTAGATCTATCTCAACAAGAGATAGTTTGTAACGCTATTTTATTGACCGCTGGTAAAAACACATTTAATTCCACACTGCAACAACAAACGGTTAAGAAATGGCTAGAAAACAAGCAAGGCCACATAACGCTTCATACCGCAGCTGTAGGAAGAGAAAATGATCTGACATTTTTTAATCTTATGAGCACTAGCAGCGGAGGCTTTCTGGTTTATTCCGACACACATGCTTCTTTCCCACGCAAACTAGCCAAGTTAGTGTTAGACTTAAAAGATCCGCTTCTAACACACCTTACTCTTTCAGCTAGACCCTCTGATGTTACTACTTCTGTGGACTTAAGCCCCTCTTCTCAATCGGTTCTCTACCAAGGAACTCCTTATACAATCACAGGGTATATAGATGATCCTTGTACATTTGAATTATCCATCCAAGGCAAACAACAGCGCCAATGGATCGCTATCAAAAAAACCATCTCCTTTGCTGACGCAGAAGAAGCTGACTCTTCTTTAGAAAACCAGTGGAAAATGACAAAAGCACATGCGCGTTTTTTAAAAGAAGGTAAAAGAGATTTACTCAGTGACGCGGAAAAAGTCTTAAAAGCCCGCTTTGAAGCAGCATTCGAATGA
- a CDS encoding tetratricopeptide repeat protein, with amino-acid sequence MKRNTFFLSLIALLALSYLHADQDDPVFRESIELRQIADYWKEQEYTLAKERIYQFLEIYPTTVFKEQLYAMLADLFVKEKNYLAAINFYQRIPFEKKSQTSLFHQVYCLYQLGLWEEVINQAPHVMKHASTTKEQLDTTRFSFAEALMQTALKIEDSSHKKEVLLQAESEYKRLLSTRYACDSLYSLAHINVLLENPIQAANLYLMLAEKDSENKEQYWFQAGYLQMKIDPDKAIENLEKVCSLKKEKGSQAAHLLLQILFQQKEYSKLLVMREQLSDLIVSDSLISYYTGKSLYQTNNPDQAIFFLIQFLESPNIDASYEKSAIITLISCAKITKNWSLLEENLEYLTHSFPQDTQTLDLILMYAQLCKQDKNWEKMAEYLQKLLELSPDHPQKETLIYEQALCSIHEQNLSQAIQKILEFLENFPHSVYTKPAWRQLLNCCMQDLKHSSLDLYSTKQAIFITYATKALEKEELFSDEEKQKMHWLLIQSLFEQKQYQKSLNASEKYIEQYGSSSDTYLFTALCQEYLDVDALQIAENFEKALADPKSTHGRICNRKLYNLYLSAAQEMPENLSEALFLKAANCLFANIDETIELNNLDWLAHFYYQQFEIAEKEKKHFYAKRAKISFEKLLDHSALPVESWLELEVLKLCALYDYLGEKAKKVPLLEILTQQQKEFSSIEWKWQRRMLFELAISYQEQKRYKEALKVYDNLIDSSKHVLSYYGSAALLEKARLQFSLLSDQERQEGSTDIIAICDALKEVQIRKKLLSEPLHLEAALEYIEVKICISSRPLERKLELLLQMRDDFSLTEDPSVQHYLSTQDLFPDKIQLYQDYLSFIDLEIISIKAQLARKNQRKNIYQKLKKHALAKLDELEEKTLHDSLQMRVQLSKEALQDIL; translated from the coding sequence GTGAAAAGAAATACTTTTTTTCTATCATTGATTGCTTTACTGGCCTTAAGTTATCTACATGCAGATCAAGATGATCCTGTCTTTAGAGAAAGTATTGAGCTCAGACAAATTGCCGATTATTGGAAAGAACAAGAGTACACCTTAGCTAAAGAACGAATCTACCAATTTTTAGAAATCTATCCAACGACTGTTTTTAAAGAGCAATTATATGCAATGCTTGCGGACCTTTTTGTAAAAGAGAAAAATTACCTAGCGGCCATAAATTTTTATCAAAGAATTCCTTTTGAAAAAAAATCGCAAACCAGTTTATTTCACCAGGTCTATTGCCTCTATCAGCTAGGTCTATGGGAAGAGGTAATTAACCAAGCTCCGCATGTAATGAAACACGCTAGCACAACTAAAGAACAATTAGATACAACGCGCTTTTCTTTTGCAGAGGCTTTGATGCAAACCGCACTAAAGATCGAAGATTCTTCTCATAAAAAAGAAGTGCTTTTGCAAGCTGAATCTGAGTATAAAAGACTGCTTAGCACCCGCTATGCTTGTGATTCTCTCTATTCTCTAGCTCATATCAATGTTCTTTTAGAGAATCCCATCCAAGCAGCTAATCTCTATCTTATGCTAGCTGAAAAAGACTCTGAAAATAAAGAGCAGTACTGGTTCCAAGCAGGCTATTTACAAATGAAAATAGATCCGGATAAAGCCATTGAAAACTTAGAAAAGGTGTGTTCTTTAAAAAAAGAAAAAGGATCTCAAGCAGCTCATCTATTATTACAAATACTCTTTCAACAAAAAGAGTATAGCAAATTACTTGTTATGCGAGAGCAACTGAGCGACCTCATCGTTTCAGATTCGTTAATTTCCTATTATACAGGTAAAAGCCTGTATCAAACTAATAACCCCGACCAAGCAATCTTTTTTCTCATACAATTTCTCGAGAGTCCAAATATAGATGCTTCTTACGAAAAAAGCGCTATAATCACCTTGATTTCCTGCGCAAAAATTACTAAAAACTGGTCTCTTTTAGAAGAAAACCTTGAATACTTAACGCACTCTTTCCCTCAAGATACGCAAACATTAGATCTCATTTTGATGTATGCCCAGTTATGTAAACAGGATAAAAACTGGGAGAAAATGGCTGAATATTTACAAAAACTATTAGAACTATCTCCTGATCATCCACAAAAAGAAACTTTGATTTACGAGCAAGCTCTTTGCTCTATTCACGAACAAAACTTAAGCCAAGCCATTCAGAAGATTCTAGAATTTTTAGAAAATTTTCCCCATTCTGTTTACACAAAACCAGCATGGCGTCAACTTTTAAATTGTTGTATGCAGGATTTAAAACATTCTTCTTTAGATCTATACTCTACAAAACAAGCTATATTCATCACTTATGCAACAAAAGCTTTGGAGAAAGAAGAGCTTTTTTCTGATGAAGAAAAACAAAAAATGCACTGGTTGCTTATTCAATCCCTCTTTGAGCAAAAACAGTATCAAAAATCTCTTAATGCATCTGAAAAATATATAGAGCAATATGGGAGCTCATCCGACACGTATCTATTCACAGCTCTATGTCAAGAATATTTAGATGTAGATGCTCTTCAAATAGCAGAAAACTTTGAAAAGGCACTAGCAGATCCTAAATCCACACATGGACGTATTTGCAATCGTAAGCTTTACAATTTGTACCTATCCGCAGCACAAGAAATGCCTGAAAATTTAAGTGAGGCTCTTTTTTTAAAAGCAGCAAATTGCTTGTTTGCCAATATAGATGAGACCATAGAGTTAAATAACCTCGACTGGCTGGCTCACTTTTACTATCAGCAATTTGAAATTGCAGAAAAAGAAAAAAAACATTTTTATGCTAAACGAGCCAAAATCTCTTTTGAAAAACTTCTCGACCATAGCGCTCTACCTGTTGAATCTTGGTTAGAACTAGAGGTGTTAAAGCTTTGCGCTTTATATGATTATCTTGGAGAAAAAGCAAAAAAGGTTCCTCTTTTAGAAATTCTAACACAGCAGCAAAAAGAGTTTTCTTCAATAGAATGGAAGTGGCAAAGAAGAATGCTCTTTGAATTAGCTATTTCCTATCAAGAGCAAAAACGCTATAAGGAAGCACTCAAAGTATATGATAACCTTATTGATTCTTCCAAACACGTATTATCTTACTATGGAAGTGCTGCTCTTCTAGAGAAAGCGCGCTTACAATTTTCTCTACTCTCTGACCAAGAAAGACAAGAGGGCTCTACAGATATTATAGCTATTTGCGATGCATTAAAAGAAGTGCAAATTAGAAAAAAACTTCTATCAGAACCTCTTCACTTGGAAGCTGCTTTGGAATACATCGAAGTAAAAATCTGTATATCTTCTAGACCTTTAGAAAGGAAATTAGAATTACTTTTGCAGATGAGAGATGACTTTTCTCTAACAGAGGACCCATCTGTTCAACACTACCTCTCGACACAAGATCTTTTTCCAGATAAAATACAATTGTACCAAGATTATTTAAGCTTTATTGATTTAGAGATAATCTCTATAAAAGCCCAATTAGCTAGAAAAAATCAACGTAAGAACATTTATCAAAAATTGAAAAAACACGCTCTTGCCAAACTCGATGAATTAGAAGAGAAAACCTTGCATGACTCATTACAAATGAGAGTTCAATTGAGTAAAGAGGCTCTACAAGATATTTTATGA